Proteins from one Bacteroides zhangwenhongii genomic window:
- a CDS encoding sensor histidine kinase, with protein MKQTFTSARRPLEILIHIISWGIMFGFPFFFVERGNGNINWMAYIRHFAVPLSFMIVFYVNYFFLVPRYLFQNQSKRYIVYNIILLCIIGILLHLWQSLTFDPSFENKPRRPGMPPGWLFFLRDMLSLVFTIGLSAAIRMSARWTQNEAARKEAERNRTEAELKNLRNQLNPHFLLNTLNNIYALIAFDSDKAQQAVQELSKLLRYVLYDNQQTYVPLCKEVDFIRNYIELMRIRLSANVQMSTQFDIHPNSQTLIAPLIFISLIENAFKHGISPTEASFIHIHISENDQEVICEIRNSNFPKEVWDKSGSGVGLEQVSRRLEILYPGAYTWSKGTSRDGKCYESKLSIKIKE; from the coding sequence ATGAAACAAACCTTTACATCCGCACGTCGTCCCCTGGAGATACTGATACACATTATCAGCTGGGGGATTATGTTCGGTTTCCCGTTCTTTTTCGTAGAACGCGGAAACGGGAACATTAACTGGATGGCTTATATACGCCATTTTGCCGTACCGCTTTCTTTTATGATTGTGTTCTACGTCAATTACTTCTTTCTGGTCCCCCGATATCTTTTTCAGAATCAATCAAAAAGATATATTGTCTACAACATTATCTTGTTGTGTATCATCGGGATACTGCTTCATCTCTGGCAAAGTCTGACATTCGATCCGTCATTTGAAAACAAGCCCAGACGTCCGGGTATGCCTCCGGGATGGTTGTTTTTCCTGCGAGATATGCTAAGCCTTGTTTTCACTATCGGATTGAGTGCCGCTATCCGTATGAGCGCACGATGGACGCAAAATGAGGCTGCCCGCAAGGAAGCGGAACGGAATCGCACGGAAGCCGAACTGAAAAATCTGCGCAATCAGTTGAACCCTCACTTTTTGTTGAATACTTTGAATAATATTTATGCTTTAATCGCATTCGATTCGGACAAAGCCCAACAAGCCGTGCAGGAACTGAGCAAATTGCTTCGATACGTATTATATGACAATCAGCAGACGTATGTCCCGCTCTGTAAAGAGGTTGATTTCATCCGTAACTATATCGAACTGATGCGTATCCGCCTGTCGGCTAATGTACAGATGAGTACTCAATTCGATATTCACCCAAACAGCCAGACACTGATCGCCCCGCTAATCTTTATTTCATTGATAGAAAATGCCTTCAAGCACGGTATCTCCCCTACCGAAGCTAGTTTCATCCACATTCATATTTCCGAGAACGATCAAGAAGTGATCTGCGAAATCCGCAATAGTAATTTCCCCAAGGAAGTGTGGGATAAAAGTGGTTCGGGCGTGGGGTTAGAACAAGTCAGCCGACGGCTGGAGATACTTTATCCGGGGGCTTACACTTGGTCGAAAGGCACTTCACGGGACGGGAAGTGTTACGAATCAAAATTGAGCATTAAGATCAAAGAGTAG
- a CDS encoding ABC transporter permease gives MNGTNLFKIALRALANNKLRAFLTMLGIIIGVASVITMLAIGQGSKKSIQQQISEMGSNMIMIHPGADMRGGVRQDPSAIQTLKLTDYEALRDETNFLSAISPNVSSSGQLIAGNNNYPASVNGVGTEYLDIRQLTVENGEMFTEADIQSSAKVCVIGKTIVDNLFPDGSDPVGKIIRFSKIPFRVVGVLKSKGYNSMGQDQDAVVLAPYTTVMKRLLAVTYLQGIFASALTEDMTEYATDEISTILRRNHKLKTSDDDDFTIRTQQELSTMLNSTTDLMTTLLACIAGISLVVGGIGIMNIMYVSVTERTREIGLRMSVGARGIDILSQFLIEAIMISITGGIIGVVIGCGASWIVKSVAHWPIYIQPWSVFLSFAVCTVTGVFFGWYPAKKAADLDPIEAIRYE, from the coding sequence ATGAATGGAACCAATTTATTCAAGATAGCTCTCCGCGCATTGGCAAACAACAAGTTGCGTGCATTTCTCACCATGCTCGGTATTATCATCGGTGTCGCTTCCGTCATCACGATGCTTGCCATCGGACAAGGTTCGAAGAAAAGTATCCAGCAACAGATTTCCGAAATGGGATCGAACATGATTATGATTCATCCCGGAGCCGATATGCGTGGAGGTGTGCGCCAAGATCCGTCTGCCATACAAACGTTAAAGCTCACCGACTACGAGGCTTTGCGTGACGAGACCAATTTCCTGTCAGCCATCAGTCCCAATGTCTCTTCATCGGGGCAGCTTATTGCCGGCAACAACAACTATCCTGCCTCCGTGAACGGGGTTGGAACGGAATATCTCGATATCCGCCAATTAACGGTGGAGAACGGTGAGATGTTCACGGAAGCCGATATACAAAGCTCGGCAAAAGTATGCGTGATAGGAAAGACAATAGTAGACAATCTTTTTCCCGACGGAAGCGATCCGGTGGGAAAAATTATCCGTTTTAGCAAGATCCCTTTCCGAGTGGTAGGTGTGCTCAAGTCAAAAGGATACAATTCTATGGGACAGGATCAGGATGCAGTAGTACTTGCTCCCTACACAACGGTGATGAAACGTCTGCTTGCCGTTACCTATCTGCAAGGTATCTTCGCCTCCGCCCTCACCGAAGATATGACAGAATACGCTACGGATGAAATCAGCACGATTCTCCGCCGCAATCATAAGTTGAAGACCTCTGACGATGATGATTTCACCATTCGTACACAACAGGAATTGAGTACAATGCTCAACTCTACCACCGATTTAATGACCACCCTGCTTGCTTGTATTGCCGGCATCTCATTGGTTGTAGGCGGTATCGGAATTATGAATATCATGTATGTATCCGTCACGGAACGAACCCGTGAAATCGGTCTGCGAATGTCGGTCGGCGCACGAGGAATCGACATTCTGAGCCAATTCCTTATCGAAGCCATCATGATCAGTATCACAGGAGGAATCATCGGAGTGGTCATCGGCTGCGGAGCCAGTTGGATAGTCAAAAGTGTGGCGCATTGGCCTATCTACATCCAGCCGTGGAGCGTATTCCTCTCTTTTGCCGTCTGTACCGTCACCGGAGTCTTCTTTGGATGGTATCCTGCCAAAAAAGCAGCAGATTTAGACCCGATTGAAGCTATCAGATACGAATAA
- a CDS encoding ABC transporter ATP-binding protein: MKKVIEIQNIKRNFQVGDETVHALRGVSFTIHEGEFVTIMGTSGSGKSTLLNILGCLDTPTSGEYLLSDIPVRTMSKPQRAVLRNRKIGFVFQNYNLLPKTTAVENVELPLMYNSSVSAAERRRRAIESLQAVGLGDRLEHKSNQMSGGQMQRVAIARALVNNPAVILADEATGNLDTRTSFEILVLFQKLHAEGRTIIFVTHNPEIAQYSSRNIRLRDGHVIEDTANPEILSAAEALAALPKNDEEG; this comes from the coding sequence ATGAAGAAAGTAATTGAAATACAAAATATCAAGCGTAACTTTCAGGTAGGTGACGAAACCGTCCATGCGTTACGAGGTGTTTCGTTCACCATTCACGAAGGGGAGTTTGTCACTATCATGGGTACTTCCGGTTCGGGAAAATCTACGTTACTGAATATTCTGGGTTGTCTGGATACTCCGACGAGCGGTGAATATCTGCTCAGCGACATACCCGTCCGCACTATGAGCAAGCCTCAACGTGCGGTCTTGCGGAACAGGAAAATCGGATTCGTGTTCCAAAACTATAACTTGTTGCCCAAAACAACGGCTGTAGAAAACGTAGAACTGCCACTTATGTACAACTCTTCCGTCAGTGCCGCCGAACGCCGTCGCCGTGCCATCGAATCTCTGCAGGCCGTAGGATTAGGTGACCGTCTGGAACACAAATCAAACCAGATGTCCGGTGGACAAATGCAGCGGGTGGCCATTGCACGCGCATTGGTCAACAATCCGGCTGTGATTCTTGCCGATGAAGCAACCGGAAACCTCGACACCCGTACCTCATTTGAGATACTTGTCCTCTTTCAAAAGCTTCATGCGGAAGGACGCACCATCATCTTCGTAACGCATAATCCGGAGATTGCGCAATATAGCAGCCGGAATATCCGCCTGCGCGACGGTCATGTCATAGAGGATACCGCTAATCCGGAAATACTATCCGCCGCCGAGGCATTGGCTGCATTACCAAAAAATGACGAAGAAGGATAG
- a CDS encoding efflux RND transporter periplasmic adaptor subunit — MKTKKIILIAVAVIVVVGIGIWFFTGSPAKHKVTYATVAVSKGDISNSVTATGTIEPVTEVEVGTQVSGIIDKIYVDYNSTVTKGQLIAEMDRVTLQSELASQQATYDGAKAEYEYQKKNYERSKGLHEKSLISDTDFEQALYNYQKAKSSYDSSKASLAKAERNLSYATITSPIDGVVISRDVEAGQTVASGFETPTLFTIAADLTQMQVVADVDEADIGGVEEGQRASFTVDAYPNDTFEGVVTQIRLGDASSTSSTSTSSSTVVTYEVVISAPNPDLKLKPRLTANVTIYILDKKDVLSVPNKALRFVPEKPLIGANDIVNDCEGEHKLWTREGNTFTAHPVEIGISNGMSTEIISGISEGTKIVTEATIGAMPGENMEAGPNQQSGGERSPFMPGPPGSKKKNNK, encoded by the coding sequence ATGAAAACGAAAAAGATTATCCTAATCGCCGTGGCAGTCATTGTGGTAGTAGGTATAGGAATCTGGTTCTTCACCGGTTCACCCGCCAAGCATAAAGTCACGTATGCTACCGTCGCTGTCAGCAAAGGCGATATTTCAAATTCGGTAACTGCTACCGGAACGATAGAGCCGGTGACGGAAGTCGAAGTCGGTACACAGGTATCGGGTATCATCGACAAGATTTATGTAGATTATAACTCGACAGTCACCAAAGGACAATTGATTGCCGAAATGGACCGCGTCACACTGCAAAGTGAATTGGCTTCACAACAAGCGACATACGACGGTGCGAAAGCCGAATATGAATATCAGAAGAAAAACTATGAACGTAGCAAAGGCTTGCACGAAAAATCACTCATCAGCGACACGGATTTCGAACAAGCCCTCTACAACTATCAGAAGGCTAAGAGCAGCTATGACAGCAGTAAGGCTTCTCTCGCAAAGGCAGAGCGTAACTTATCATACGCTACCATCACTTCGCCTATCGACGGAGTTGTTATCAGCCGTGATGTGGAAGCCGGACAGACTGTCGCTTCCGGATTCGAGACACCTACCCTGTTCACTATCGCTGCGGACTTGACGCAAATGCAGGTAGTGGCCGATGTGGATGAAGCCGATATAGGTGGCGTAGAAGAAGGACAGCGTGCCAGTTTTACGGTGGACGCATATCCTAATGATACCTTTGAGGGCGTTGTGACTCAGATTCGTTTGGGCGATGCAAGCAGTACCAGCAGTACAAGTACCAGCAGTAGCACGGTGGTTACTTATGAAGTGGTAATCTCCGCTCCCAATCCCGATTTGAAACTGAAACCACGTCTGACGGCCAATGTCACCATCTATATCCTTGACAAAAAAGACGTACTTTCCGTACCGAACAAAGCATTGCGTTTCGTACCCGAAAAACCCTTAATCGGTGCTAATGACATCGTAAATGACTGTGAAGGTGAACATAAACTTTGGACACGCGAAGGAAATACATTCACTGCCCATCCGGTAGAGATAGGAATCAGTAACGGTATGTCGACGGAAATTATCAGTGGTATCTCCGAAGGCACTAAAATTGTGACGGAAGCTACTATCGGTGCCATGCCGGGCGAAAATATGGAAGCCGGACCCAACCAACAGAGCGGAGGAGAAAGAAGCCCGTTCATGCCTGGCCCTCCGGGAAGTAAGAAGAAAAACAACAAGTGA
- a CDS encoding TolC family protein: MNMINVRRLAVMTFLGAGMLSDISAQDFSLQADTLNEARLPAQWDLQSCIDYALEQNITIRKNRVTAESTQIDVKTAKAALFPSLSFSTSQQVVNRPYQETSSRVSGSEIISSNSKTSYNGNYGLNASWTIYNGSKRLKTLKQERLNNQVAELDIATSENTIKESIAQIYIQILYAAESVRVNENTLQVSIAQRDRGQELLNAGSIAKSDFAQLEAQVSTDRYQLVTAQATLQDYKLQLKQLLELDGENEMNVYLPNLSDENVLAPLPAKKDVYVSALAIRPEIEASKLNVEASELGIDIAKSSYFPTISLSAGIGTNHTSGSDFTFGEQVKNGWSNSIGLSVSVPIFNNRQTKSAVQKARLQRETNMLSLLDEQKALYKTIESLWLDANSAQQRYAAANEKLRSTQISYDLISEQFNLGMKNTVELLTEKNNLLQAQQEQLQAKYMAILNTQLLKFYQGDKLTL; the protein is encoded by the coding sequence ATGAATATGATAAATGTAAGAAGATTGGCAGTGATGACATTTCTTGGTGCAGGTATGCTTTCCGACATATCTGCACAAGATTTTTCGTTGCAAGCCGATACGTTAAATGAAGCCAGACTCCCCGCTCAATGGGATTTGCAATCTTGCATCGACTATGCTTTGGAACAGAATATTACGATTCGCAAGAACCGTGTGACTGCGGAAAGCACACAGATTGACGTAAAGACTGCCAAAGCGGCTTTATTTCCCAGCCTTTCGTTCTCTACCAGCCAGCAAGTAGTGAATCGCCCCTATCAGGAGACGAGCAGCCGGGTGAGTGGCAGCGAAATCATCAGCAGCAACAGTAAAACAAGTTACAACGGCAACTATGGCCTGAATGCCTCGTGGACCATATACAACGGCAGTAAGCGACTCAAAACTCTCAAACAGGAACGGCTGAACAACCAGGTAGCCGAATTGGATATAGCTACTTCGGAGAATACGATTAAAGAGTCGATTGCACAAATTTATATCCAGATTCTTTATGCCGCCGAATCCGTCAGGGTGAATGAAAACACACTGCAAGTCTCCATTGCCCAACGTGATCGCGGACAGGAACTTCTCAATGCCGGAAGTATTGCCAAAAGTGACTTCGCACAGTTAGAGGCTCAGGTAAGCACAGACCGTTATCAACTTGTCACAGCGCAAGCCACCTTACAAGATTACAAATTGCAACTGAAACAATTGCTCGAACTAGACGGAGAGAATGAAATGAACGTCTACCTCCCTAACCTGTCCGATGAAAACGTACTGGCTCCGTTACCTGCCAAAAAGGATGTCTATGTAAGCGCCCTTGCCATCCGTCCCGAAATCGAGGCAAGTAAGTTGAATGTAGAGGCTTCCGAACTAGGCATTGATATTGCCAAATCGAGTTACTTCCCCACTATCAGCCTCAGCGCAGGCATCGGCACAAACCATACAAGTGGAAGCGATTTCACTTTCGGCGAACAAGTGAAAAACGGATGGAGTAATTCTATCGGATTGTCTGTCAGTGTACCTATCTTTAATAACCGCCAGACGAAAAGTGCTGTACAAAAAGCTAGACTGCAACGCGAAACGAATATGCTTTCCTTACTTGACGAACAAAAAGCCCTCTATAAGACCATCGAAAGTCTTTGGTTGGACGCAAACAGCGCACAACAACGTTATGCGGCAGCCAACGAAAAGCTGAGAAGTACGCAGATCAGCTATGACCTGATCAGCGAACAGTTCAATCTGGGTATGAAAAATACAGTGGAACTCCTCACCGAAAAGAATAACCTGCTACAAGCTCAACAAGAGCAACTTCAGGCTAAATATATGGCCATACTGAACACACAGTTACTGAAATTCTATCAAGGAGACAAATTGACATTATAA